A window of Paenibacillus polygoni contains these coding sequences:
- a CDS encoding type III pantothenate kinase, with protein sequence MILVVDVGNSNIVLGIYKHRELLHHFRISTSRQSTVDEYGILIHSFFQMSGISTSEIEGIIISSVVPPLMNVLEEMCIKYVGKKPLIVGPGIKTGLNLRYENPREVGADRIVNAVAAIDQFNCPLVVVDFGTATTFDCIDGEGNYLGGAIVPGIGISTEALYQRASKLPRIELEKPKKVIGRNTIHAMQAGIIFGYAGQVDGIVERIKEEMKATPKVIATGGLAELIASETRTIEVVSPMLTLEGLRIIYERNKG encoded by the coding sequence TTGATCCTTGTAGTAGATGTAGGTAACAGTAATATTGTGCTTGGTATATACAAGCATCGTGAACTTCTCCATCATTTTCGTATCAGCACTTCGAGACAGTCAACGGTAGATGAGTATGGTATTCTCATTCATAGCTTTTTTCAGATGTCGGGTATATCAACTTCAGAAATTGAAGGAATCATTATCTCTTCTGTTGTACCGCCGCTGATGAATGTGCTGGAGGAAATGTGTATTAAATATGTTGGCAAGAAACCACTTATCGTCGGTCCTGGTATTAAAACAGGGTTGAATCTTCGTTATGAGAATCCTCGTGAGGTAGGTGCGGACCGGATCGTGAACGCAGTAGCGGCAATTGATCAATTTAACTGCCCTCTAGTCGTCGTCGATTTTGGTACGGCAACGACCTTTGATTGTATAGATGGAGAAGGTAATTACCTGGGCGGAGCTATTGTGCCGGGTATCGGGATTTCTACTGAGGCATTATATCAACGTGCTTCTAAATTGCCGCGTATCGAACTCGAGAAACCGAAGAAAGTAATCGGACGAAATACCATCCATGCCATGCAAGCAGGCATCATTTTCGGTTATGCAGGACAGGTTGATGGAATCGTGGAACGAATTAAGGAAGAGATGAAAGCTACACCAAAAGTGATTGCCACGGGCGGTTTGGCAGAACTTATCGCAAGTGAGACAAGAACCATCGAAGTGGTAAGTCCTATGTTGACACTTGAAGGTCTGCGGATTATATACGAACGAAATAAAGGGTAA
- the nadA gene encoding quinolinate synthase NadA has product MEVQALERKAEMNRELKERLKVLKKERNAIILAHYYQRDEIQEVADFRGDSFLLAQKAAETDAEVIVFCGVHFMGESAKILAPNKKVIIPDERAGCPMADMVNVEGLRKLKEQHPNAKVVTYINSSAEIKAETDICCTSANAVKVIQSLDAEEIIWVPDKNLGHYVQQHTDKKMIIWEGYCNTHDMLTIKDVVEMRAKYPDAEFVVHPECRPEVVEMGDFVGSTTAILEYCKKSDRKQFIVGTEDGTGYQLRVDSPDKTFHFATKFLVCPNMKVNNLKKLVKALETMKPEIYVPPAVADRARLSLERMLQVK; this is encoded by the coding sequence GTGGAGGTTCAGGCACTAGAACGTAAGGCCGAGATGAATCGTGAGTTGAAAGAGCGACTTAAAGTACTAAAGAAGGAACGAAATGCAATTATTCTTGCTCATTATTATCAACGAGATGAAATTCAGGAAGTAGCAGACTTCCGTGGAGACTCGTTCCTTCTAGCTCAGAAGGCCGCAGAGACCGATGCCGAAGTTATCGTTTTTTGTGGTGTCCACTTCATGGGAGAAAGCGCCAAAATTTTGGCTCCAAATAAAAAAGTGATTATTCCCGATGAACGTGCTGGCTGCCCCATGGCTGATATGGTCAACGTAGAAGGACTTCGCAAATTAAAAGAGCAGCATCCAAATGCGAAGGTCGTTACATACATTAACTCCTCTGCCGAGATTAAAGCGGAGACCGATATATGCTGTACTTCTGCTAACGCAGTGAAGGTGATTCAATCGCTTGATGCGGAAGAGATTATATGGGTTCCTGATAAGAATCTCGGACATTATGTTCAGCAGCATACCGATAAGAAGATGATTATATGGGAAGGGTACTGCAATACACATGACATGCTGACAATCAAAGATGTCGTTGAAATGCGTGCTAAATATCCCGATGCAGAATTCGTGGTTCATCCGGAATGCCGCCCAGAAGTGGTTGAGATGGGTGATTTTGTAGGAAGCACGACAGCAATTCTCGAGTACTGTAAAAAATCCGACCGCAAACAATTCATTGTCGGTACGGAAGACGGTACAGGATATCAACTTCGAGTAGACAGTCCGGACAAAACCTTCCACTTTGCGACCAAATTCCTTGTTTGCCCAAATATGAAAGTAAATAACCTTAAGAAACTGGTAAAAGCACTGGAGACAATGAAGCCAGAAATTTATGTACCTCCTGCTGTTGCTGATCGTGCACGTTTATCCTTAGAGCGCATGTTACAAGTAAAATAG
- a CDS encoding peptidyl-prolyl cis-trans isomerase, which yields MTKQEKGLWVTVVVLSVGVIFMGTFIFRGMNDSSTNTDLSASDWKEPVASIAGQMISEKQWVDALKTRYGNKVLMEMLNRQAVLAEAKLQGLTVTESQVDKELQSSMEGYSSEQAFYDEMWNQFGMSLEELRAEATYQVLLEEIATRDIAVSEAAVQEYYEEHEADYKPIRLFDISMIQVDDLDSANHVLERIEAGEAFGEVAESESTDEYSRESKGRLGLIEENDPFQPEEMMRLAEEIQIGDVAGPVQVDEHYIIVRLNDIEEKQGMTFEEAMEDIRMMLALNDSIPLSELEEQLRSKYGADIRVKLERPAS from the coding sequence ATGACGAAACAAGAAAAAGGACTTTGGGTGACTGTCGTTGTGCTGAGCGTAGGTGTTATTTTTATGGGGACGTTTATCTTTCGTGGAATGAACGATTCGAGTACAAATACAGACCTTAGTGCTTCAGATTGGAAAGAGCCGGTTGCAAGTATTGCTGGGCAAATGATTTCGGAGAAGCAATGGGTGGATGCACTTAAGACACGTTATGGTAACAAAGTTTTAATGGAAATGCTTAATCGTCAGGCCGTTCTCGCAGAAGCTAAATTACAAGGGCTGACTGTAACTGAATCTCAAGTTGACAAAGAACTGCAATCTTCGATGGAGGGCTATTCCTCAGAACAAGCTTTTTATGATGAGATGTGGAATCAGTTTGGAATGAGCTTAGAGGAACTAAGGGCAGAGGCAACCTATCAAGTTTTGCTTGAAGAAATTGCAACAAGAGACATTGCAGTCAGTGAAGCAGCAGTACAAGAGTATTATGAGGAACATGAAGCAGATTATAAACCCATCCGTCTGTTTGATATTTCTATGATTCAAGTGGATGATCTTGATTCAGCGAATCACGTCCTTGAACGGATCGAAGCGGGTGAAGCTTTCGGAGAAGTGGCAGAGAGTGAGTCGACGGATGAATACAGCCGTGAATCCAAAGGGAGACTTGGCCTTATTGAAGAGAATGACCCTTTTCAACCGGAGGAAATGATGAGGCTTGCGGAAGAGATCCAAATTGGTGATGTCGCCGGTCCTGTTCAAGTGGATGAACACTATATTATTGTTCGTTTAAATGATATCGAAGAGAAACAAGGGATGACATTTGAAGAGGCAATGGAAGATATCCGAATGATGCTTGCTTTAAATGATTCCATTCCGTTGTCAGAATTAGAAGAGCAGCTTCGCAGTAAATATGGAGCTGATATAAGAGTAAAGCTGGAGAGACCTGCTTCCTAA
- the nadB gene encoding L-aspartate oxidase has product MIPSYLIDLDIATLPQVETELLVIGTGIAGLFTAIEASRDRQVLMITKRTLLESNTRYAQGGIAAVTAEDDSPAYHMQDTLTAGAGLCREEAVKVLVSEGPERVRELISLGTAFDIENGELALTQEGAHSHRRILHANGDATGYEIVRALAKQVASHASIKVWDEHFVIDLVTQSGECRGAIVQEADGRRIYVKADAVVLCSGGAGQLYRYTTNPEVATADGIAMAYRAGAEIRDMEFIQFHPTSLCYPGAPRFLISEAVRGEGAVLRNIRGERFMHKYHPQLELAPRDIVARAIVSEMELTKATQVYLDITHETLDRIKLRFPTIYETCMNYGLDLASDWIPVAPAAHYMMGGVKTDLHGESSIQRLFACGEVSSTGVHGANRLASNSLSEAIVFGKRIVNRIRELTPLKESVSVPFVPSLNRKEVFVEVSSIHARRLALQKTMVRGVGLRRSEQGLLQAKSLLEKELAIFNTSLTTQEEYEFANLLTCAILVTEGALHRKESRGAHYREDYPDCDDLLWQKHTVQQRERKIAEEVSHAT; this is encoded by the coding sequence GTGATACCTTCTTACTTAATTGATTTGGATATAGCGACTTTACCTCAAGTAGAGACAGAACTTCTTGTTATCGGTACAGGTATAGCAGGATTATTTACAGCAATCGAGGCAAGCAGGGATCGGCAGGTTCTTATGATTACGAAAAGAACGTTGCTGGAGAGTAATACGAGATATGCGCAAGGTGGAATTGCAGCAGTCACTGCAGAGGATGATTCACCTGCCTACCATATGCAGGATACGCTTACTGCGGGTGCGGGTCTGTGCCGAGAAGAGGCTGTGAAAGTGCTTGTTAGCGAGGGGCCGGAAAGAGTCAGAGAATTAATCAGTCTTGGGACTGCTTTTGATATAGAGAATGGGGAACTGGCATTAACACAGGAAGGAGCACACAGTCATCGCCGGATTCTACATGCGAATGGAGATGCGACGGGGTACGAGATTGTAAGAGCATTAGCCAAGCAAGTTGCTTCTCATGCATCGATTAAAGTATGGGATGAACATTTTGTTATTGATCTTGTAACGCAGTCCGGTGAGTGCAGGGGGGCTATTGTACAGGAAGCTGATGGCAGACGGATCTATGTAAAAGCAGATGCGGTTGTACTCTGTTCTGGGGGAGCAGGCCAATTATATCGATATACTACAAACCCGGAAGTGGCTACTGCAGATGGTATAGCGATGGCTTACCGGGCAGGGGCCGAAATACGAGACATGGAATTCATTCAATTTCATCCGACATCTCTTTGTTATCCAGGGGCTCCTCGCTTTCTAATATCTGAGGCTGTACGCGGTGAAGGAGCAGTGCTTCGTAATATTCGCGGTGAACGTTTTATGCATAAATACCATCCACAGCTCGAGCTCGCTCCGCGTGATATCGTGGCAAGAGCCATTGTTAGTGAGATGGAGCTTACAAAGGCAACCCAAGTATATCTTGATATCACCCATGAGACCCTTGACCGGATTAAGCTTCGCTTCCCGACAATCTATGAGACCTGTATGAACTATGGGCTGGATTTGGCTTCGGACTGGATTCCTGTAGCACCTGCTGCTCACTATATGATGGGCGGAGTGAAAACAGATTTACATGGAGAAAGCAGTATTCAGCGGCTTTTTGCCTGTGGAGAGGTTTCATCTACCGGAGTCCATGGAGCAAATCGGCTGGCCAGCAATTCTTTATCAGAGGCCATCGTTTTTGGGAAAAGAATTGTAAATCGCATACGCGAACTCACTCCTCTAAAGGAATCTGTTTCTGTTCCTTTCGTTCCTTCTCTGAACAGAAAGGAAGTTTTCGTCGAAGTGAGTTCAATTCATGCTAGAAGACTTGCCCTGCAGAAAACAATGGTACGAGGAGTAGGACTTCGGCGCTCAGAGCAAGGTTTATTACAGGCCAAGTCACTGCTCGAGAAAGAGCTGGCTATATTTAATACCAGCCTTACTACCCAAGAAGAATATGAGTTTGCCAATCTACTTACGTGCGCCATACTTGTTACCGAGGGGGCACTTCACCGCAAAGAGAGCCGAGGAGCTCATTATCGGGAGGATTATCCTGATTGTGACGATCTTTTGTGGCAGAAGCATACGGTGCAACAGCGTGAACGTAAAATTGCGGAGGAAGTTAGTCATGCTACTTAA
- the nadC gene encoding carboxylating nicotinate-nucleotide diphosphorylase, whose product MLLNGYNEVLTQSIKSWLREDVGSGDVTTLATIPEGHQSKAVIHAKEAGIIAGLSIAELVFHIVDPSLEFHAELKDGDKAKKGTILCVVEGSTHSLLTGERLALNLLQRLSGIATKTRTYVDAIADLPVRLVDTRKTTPGHRQLEKYAVRVGGGYNHRFGLYDAVMIKDNHIKGSGGITQAIERARARIPHTMTIEVETENLNQVNEAIEAGADIIMLDNMNEEMMREAVRHIREAAPHVKIEASGNVSLATIRGIAETGVDIISVGRLTYSFESLDISLDLNEKKGG is encoded by the coding sequence ATGCTACTTAATGGATATAATGAAGTATTAACCCAATCAATTAAAAGTTGGCTCAGGGAAGATGTTGGCTCAGGGGATGTCACAACCTTGGCTACCATTCCTGAGGGACATCAGTCCAAGGCTGTAATTCATGCAAAAGAAGCCGGGATTATTGCAGGACTCTCTATTGCAGAACTTGTTTTTCATATCGTTGACCCTTCACTTGAATTTCATGCAGAATTGAAGGATGGAGATAAAGCAAAAAAGGGGACAATACTTTGTGTGGTAGAGGGAAGTACGCACAGTCTGCTAACAGGCGAGAGGTTGGCTTTAAATTTATTGCAGCGGCTTTCAGGTATTGCGACCAAAACTCGCACTTATGTAGATGCTATAGCAGATCTACCGGTGCGGTTAGTGGATACACGAAAGACAACACCAGGCCACAGGCAGCTTGAAAAATATGCAGTACGGGTCGGTGGAGGTTATAATCACCGGTTTGGACTGTATGATGCAGTTATGATTAAAGATAATCACATCAAGGGTTCTGGAGGGATAACACAAGCTATTGAAAGAGCCAGAGCAAGGATCCCGCACACCATGACAATTGAAGTGGAGACAGAGAACCTAAACCAAGTAAATGAGGCTATTGAAGCGGGAGCAGATATTATTATGCTTGATAATATGAATGAAGAGATGATGCGTGAGGCAGTTAGGCATATCCGTGAGGCAGCCCCGCATGTTAAAATAGAAGCTTCAGGCAACGTTTCTCTTGCCACCATTCGTGGTATAGCTGAGACGGGAGTAGATATTATCTCCGTAGGAAGACTGACTTACTCCTTTGAAAGCCTAGATATCAGTCTTGATTTAAACGAAAAGAAAGGAGGATAA
- the hslO gene encoding Hsp33 family molecular chaperone HslO, whose amino-acid sequence MEKMNDRLVRGTALGGRVRAFSIRTTNLVEELRRRHDTFPTATAAMGRTVTATAIMGAMLKGEEKLTIQVNGNGPIGQIVADANAKGEVRGYVKNPHVHLPSNSKGKLDVAGAVGTSGFIHITKDLGLKEPYRGSTPIISGELGEDFTYYFAKSEQTPSAVGLGVLVDTDNSVIVSGGFIIQLLPGLSDEEISAIEDAISNMPPVTTLLDQGLDVEEMLRKILPDVVIHDSMDIVFQCQCSRKRVEQTLISLGESELTDLIEEEGRAEVVCQFCNEAYEFTKSDLETILEQARS is encoded by the coding sequence ATGGAAAAGATGAATGACCGATTGGTGCGTGGTACAGCTTTAGGTGGACGTGTTCGTGCGTTTTCGATCCGTACAACGAATTTGGTAGAAGAATTGAGAAGAAGACACGATACATTCCCTACAGCAACAGCTGCGATGGGGCGGACCGTTACGGCTACTGCCATCATGGGCGCTATGCTGAAAGGGGAAGAGAAACTGACCATTCAAGTAAACGGGAATGGGCCTATTGGTCAAATCGTAGCAGATGCAAATGCCAAAGGTGAAGTAAGAGGATACGTTAAGAATCCACATGTCCACTTACCAAGTAATAGTAAAGGTAAACTTGATGTAGCTGGAGCTGTAGGTACTTCCGGATTCATTCATATTACGAAGGATCTTGGACTCAAAGAACCTTACCGTGGAAGTACTCCTATTATTTCAGGTGAACTAGGCGAAGACTTTACGTATTATTTTGCTAAATCAGAACAAACACCTTCTGCAGTAGGTCTTGGTGTCTTAGTTGATACCGATAACTCTGTTATTGTATCGGGAGGATTTATTATTCAGCTCTTGCCTGGACTCAGTGATGAGGAAATTTCGGCAATTGAGGATGCAATCAGTAACATGCCGCCAGTAACCACCCTCTTGGACCAAGGGCTTGATGTGGAAGAAATGCTCCGCAAGATTTTACCGGATGTTGTAATCCATGACAGCATGGATATCGTCTTCCAGTGTCAATGTAGCCGTAAACGTGTAGAGCAAACACTGATCTCGCTTGGAGAATCCGAGCTTACTGATTTAATTGAAGAAGAAGGCCGAGCTGAAGTTGTGTGTCAGTTCTGTAATGAAGCATATGAATTTACGAAAAGTGACCTGGAAACCATTCTTGAGCAAGCGAGAAGCTAA